A genome region from Triticum aestivum cultivar Chinese Spring chromosome 2B, IWGSC CS RefSeq v2.1, whole genome shotgun sequence includes the following:
- the LOC123045610 gene encoding dynein axonemal assembly factor 1, whose amino-acid sequence MEPPLSPLGAGAVCCMCGDRGLPHELLRCKLCRVRLQHRYCSDLYPRATAYRRCNWCLREPAEAHAQPHAQPVKNKKAEKRKMVASTETSASGEEERRQHEAGCTTATRSRRSAAEVGKPVKKPKVDERPPLPPSPGTAAKGNSGDTKPKVDERPPLPPSPGTAAKGNSGDKKPKVDEWPVLPPSPGVAAKGNSGDKKPKVDKRPALPPSPGTAAKGNNGDKKPKVDEWTALPPSPGTAAKGSSGDKKPMQAGKLARPGRVKVRRYKLLAEVISC is encoded by the exons ATGGAGCCGCCACTTTCTCCGCTGGGCGCCGGCGCTGTCTGCTGCATGTGCGGCGATCGCGGCCTGCCGCACGAGCTGCTCCGCTGCAAGCTCTGCCGCGTCCGCCTGCAGCACAG ATACTGCAGCGATCTGTATCCGAGGGCCACGGCGTACAGGAGGTGCAACTGGTGCCTGAGGGAGCCCGCAGAAGCCCATGCCCAACCCCACGCTCAGCCGGTGAAAAACAAGAAGGCGGAGAAACGGAAGATGGTGGCATCAACGGAGACGTCCGCctccggcgaggaggagcggcggcaGCACGAGGCCGGATGCACCACTGCTACGAGGTCGAGGAGATCGGCTGCGGAGGTTGGTAAGCCGGTCAAGAAGCCCAAGGTCGACGAGAGGCCACCGCTGCCCCCGTCGCCAGGCACGGCAGCGAAGGGGAACAGCGGTGACACGAAGCCCAAGGTCGACGAGAGGCCACCGCTGCCCCCGTCGCCGGGCACGGCGGCGAAAGGAAACAGCGGCGACAAGAAGCCTAAGGTCGACGAGTGGCCGGTGCTGCCCCCGTCGCCGGGCGTGGCGGCGAAGGGGAACAGCGGTGACAAGAAGCCCAAGGTCGACAAGAGGCCAGCGCTGCCTCCGTCGCCGGGCACGGCGGCGAAGGGGAACAACGGCGACAAGAAGCCTAAGGTCGACGAGTGGACGGCGCTGCCCCCGTCGCCGGGCACGGCGGCGAAGGGGAGCAGCGGCGACAAGAAGCCGATGCAGGCGGGGAAGCTGGCGCGGCCGGGTAGGGTCAAGGTGAGGAGGTACAAGCTCCTGGCAGAGGTGATTAGCTGCTAG